A window of the Hyphomicrobiales bacterium 4NK60-0047b genome harbors these coding sequences:
- a CDS encoding phage tail tape measure protein — protein MNETETGHKVIFEADASPIRDAIKQVNIESLNLGQSITKSFEDIIFKGKDVESVFKSLALQLSNKAFNSAIKPAQELLPEGVGNSVGSLFGSVFGFAKGGAFANSGGGVLNSPLAFPLAGGNLGVAGEAGPEAILPLTRGANGELGVRSAGGSGVNVTVNIAATDIDSFRRSEGEIAATLQRITSRGNRNL, from the coding sequence ATGAATGAAACAGAAACAGGCCATAAAGTAATTTTTGAAGCCGATGCTTCTCCAATCAGAGATGCAATAAAGCAAGTAAACATAGAAAGTCTCAATTTAGGCCAATCTATTACCAAGTCTTTTGAAGATATTATTTTTAAAGGAAAAGACGTCGAGAGCGTCTTTAAATCCTTAGCCTTGCAACTATCCAACAAGGCATTTAACAGTGCCATAAAACCAGCTCAAGAATTACTTCCGGAAGGTGTCGGAAATTCTGTGGGCTCTCTTTTTGGATCTGTTTTTGGTTTTGCAAAAGGCGGAGCCTTCGCGAATTCTGGCGGTGGTGTTTTAAATTCTCCATTGGCATTTCCTTTAGCCGGCGGAAATTTAGGCGTCGCCGGTGAGGCTGGACCAGAAGCTATTCTACCACTCACAAGAGGGGCCAACGGAGAACTAGGTGTGCGTTCTGCTGGTGGGTCTGGTGTCAATGTAACGGTTAACATCGCTGCTACAGATATCGATAGCTTCAGACGGTCTGAGGGAGAAATCGCGGCAACCTTGCAGCGCATTACCTCACGTGGCAATAGAAATCT
- a CDS encoding gene transfer agent family protein yields the protein MANTIRGEIEVNLAGKNYPLCLTLGALAELETEFGSDDLIEVIERFQKGRIKTDDIITILWAGLKGGGSDLTKEDVAAMRIEGGIKSYIEIIAKLFSTIFNTES from the coding sequence ATGGCGAATACAATTCGCGGTGAAATCGAAGTGAATTTAGCTGGTAAAAATTACCCTCTATGTTTGACACTCGGTGCTTTAGCTGAATTAGAAACAGAATTTGGTTCTGACGACTTAATCGAAGTAATAGAAAGATTTCAAAAAGGCCGAATAAAAACAGACGATATTATAACCATTCTTTGGGCAGGCCTAAAAGGCGGTGGCTCAGACCTAACAAAAGAAGATGTTGCTGCAATGAGAATTGAAGGTGGAATCAAATCATACATAGAAATCATCGCAAAACTCTTTAGCACAATTTTCAATACCGAGAGTTAA
- a CDS encoding phage major tail protein, TP901-1 family, with product MSAQKGKDMLLKLDEDGQGTFSTVAGLRSKSISFNADTVDITHADSQDQWRELLACGVKSTRVSGSGIFKDQASDELVRSYFFNSTIRDWQITIPDFGTLEGLFQISGFEYSGGHNNELSFELTLDSAGPITFTAI from the coding sequence ATGAGTGCTCAAAAGGGCAAAGATATGTTGTTAAAACTGGATGAAGACGGACAAGGCACGTTTTCAACAGTTGCAGGTCTGCGCAGTAAATCAATTTCATTTAATGCGGACACGGTGGATATCACACATGCGGATAGTCAAGATCAGTGGCGAGAACTCTTAGCATGTGGTGTTAAATCAACACGGGTTTCCGGGAGCGGTATCTTCAAAGATCAAGCGTCCGATGAACTTGTCAGATCTTATTTTTTTAATTCAACCATTAGAGACTGGCAAATCACCATCCCAGATTTTGGGACATTAGAAGGTTTGTTCCAAATCTCCGGTTTCGAATATTCTGGTGGTCACAACAATGAACTCAGCTTTGAACTTACATTGGATTCAGCCGGTCCAATTACTTTCACTGCGATTTAA